The Salvia miltiorrhiza cultivar Shanhuang (shh) chromosome 1, IMPLAD_Smil_shh, whole genome shotgun sequence genome has a window encoding:
- the LOC131022044 gene encoding probable aspartyl protease At4g16563 encodes MARFHLPPPPLCSPSMEHTQSPFAFGTPPQSIPMIIDTGSSFSWFPCTKRYVCRNCSLPSTAISSFMPKQSSSAKVVGCTNPKCGWLHKPFDPNTSCQDCLLSKANCTQICPPYIILYGVGSTGGVAMVETLSMPHGKIEDFLVGCSLFSSNQPAGVVGFGRGVSSLPSQLGLKKFSYCHVSHKFDNTPRSSFLMMDSDSDSGRKTAELKYTPLLKNPARDEGSALADYYYVNLKKIIVGGRKVEVSHQELVPDEDGNGGTIVDSGSTFVYMNKAVFEAVSDAFSEQVTEYERAAEVEGATGLKPCFDITGHKDVRIPEMELHFKGGAKMMLPLDNYFFVVDDDKRSVLCLTVVTDDTLLGPDLVTGPSLILGNFLMQNFHVEYDLLNERFGFRQQSCS; translated from the coding sequence ATGGCAAGATTTCATCTCCCTCCACCGCCCCTTTGTTCCCCTTCAATGGAGCATACACAGTCTCCCTTCGCCTTCGGCACCCCGCCTCAGTCCATACCGATGATCATCGACACTGGCAGCAGCTTCTCTTGGTTCCCTTGCACCAAGAGATATGTCTGCAGAAACTGCTCTCTCCCTTCAACAGCTATCTCTTCCTTCATGCCTAAGCAATCATCCTCGGCCAAGGTTGTGGGATGCACGAACCCTAAGTGTGGTTGGCTTCACAAACCATTTGATCCCAACACCAGCTGCCAAGATTGCCTACTGTCCAAAGCAAACTGCACTCAAATCTGCCCGCCGTATATCATCCTCTACGGCGTAGGCTCCACTGGAGGTGTGGCCATGGTGGAGACCCTCAGCATGCCTCATGGGAAAATCGAGGATTTTCTCGTGGGGTGCTCCCTCTTCTCCTCGAATCAGCCTGCGGGAGTGGTTGGATTCGGGAGGGGAGTTTCCTCACTGCCGAGCCAATTAGGCCTCAAGAAGTTCTCATACTGCCATGTCTCTCACAAGTTTGACAACACCCCTAGGAGCAGCTTCCTCATGATGGATTCGGATTCGGATTCAGGGAGGAAGACTGCCGAGCTCAAGTACACGCCATTGTTGAAGAATCCGGCAAGGGATGAAGGCAGTGCACTGGCGGATTACTACTACGTCAACTTGAAGAAGATCATTGTTGGGGGGAGGAAAGTCGAGGTCTCTCACCAAGAACTCGTCCCGGATGAGGATGGCAATGGTGGGACTATAGTTGATTCGGGGTCGACATTTGTTTACATGAATAAGGCGGTGTTTGAGGCCGTGTCGGATGCATTCTCTGAGCAGGTGACGGAGTACGAGAGGGCTGCGGAGGTGGAGGGTGCGACGGGGTTGAAGCCTTGCTTCGATATTACAGGGCACAAGGATGTGAGGATCCCAGAAATGGAGCTGCATTTCAAGGGTGGGGCAAAAATGATGTTGCCACTTGACAATTACTTCTTTGTTGTGGATGATGACAAGAGGTCAGTCTTGTGCCTCACAGTGGTCACCGACGACACGTTGCTCGGGCCGGATCTCGTGACCGGGCCGTCGTTGATCCTGGGAAATTTCTTGATGCAGAACTTCCATGTTGAGTATGATCTGTTGAATGAGAGGTTTGGGTTCAGACAGCAATCTTGCTCATGA